The sequence AATGGTGTTCGGCTCGCATGGAGACGTAGCGATCACTCACAAACTCGAAGAAGTTCATGGTATTGAAAGCTTCACTATTGTAGAAGAAACTTTCGTTACCTGAGTGAACAAACTGTAGCGGATAAGGAAGAGTTTGCCAGGTTTTCCCTCCTTCCAATGAATACTTAGTGGTTCCAAAGGGACCTAATGGAATTTTGTCTGTGGCAGTCAGTGTCAACTTCTGATATTCATAGTCGCTTCCGAGAACTCCCTTAACACCGAAATCAACTCTTGCATTGATGATCGGCCAATTGCTACCAAGAGAAATCCTTTCGAATTCACCTTCCACAAAATTCTCGCGAAATGCAAAGCGTAGCCCAACTGAAACCTCCGAACTAACTATGTTAGAAACATCGACAACTTGGGGCTCACCTCCAATATCTTCGTTTCGCTCAAAATTCCAAGCACCTGCAGATGACAATTCTCTACGTCTGAATTCCACCAAGGTAGAGAACCCTGTAAACCAAGTTCTCTCGGTATATACCCTTCCTTGCTTGTTTAAAATAAGTCTGTCTTGCGGATTTCGAACGGTCAGTACTTGGATAATATGGTCACGCGGAAAGTAATTGGGTACTTGACCAATAAGTTCGTAGTCTTCTGAGAAATAGACCCCCAATGTTTGTCTGGGCTTCTTGCTCAAAAAGTACTGCCCACCGACCATGTACTTAAACCTCTCATCAGTAGTTCCGTAGGCCACATAACCTTCCAGTTTTAGTCTTGTACTAAAGTCATTAGAGGTACGCAACCCAAATTTAGGTCTCAGACCTTCGACGGTATTATAGCTCAAAAACGTAAAGACCGGCCCCCACTCCACTTTACCATCTACCCAGTATCCTTGAAAAACAAAATTAACGATGTCGACATAAGTCATAAAGACTTTGTTTGTCTTCAGGCTATCCACCATATCGTAAATAGCTTGCTGCTCGTCTGCTATTTCTTCGTGCCTGTTTTCTTCCCAAAAAGATTCATCCAAGGCGTTGATCTCCGTTTCTACTATGACATTCTCAGCACCTGAATAGAATTCGCTGTCTTTGGGTTTGTTGATCACAAAATCCTCGTAGGTTGTCACCTTCTTCCCATAAAACCCCATTTCAGACTTTACGAGACTGAAATCTGCTATTAGCTGTTCGCGCGTCAGCATCCACACCTCAGGCTCTACCTCATCGTACTCGTGCTTCACCTGCAGGTCTGTAATGAAATTGATGTTGGCCGAAGGCAGAATCGTTGCGTCAATTTCCTTGATAGCGTAAGTAGTATCGTTTACCCAGAAGTGTCCTTCGAAGACGAGCTCACTCTCGTTTTTAGGAAGAAAATCTAACCGATAGCACCACTTATTGTCGATATATGTGCTATCGACCAAATAGTATTTGTAAAAGACCAGCCCATAATCGGAAATCGGACTCACGAAGTTCTTTCCAAAAATCCCAAGAGAATTTTGATAGATATTGACATCTTGGTACATCTGACCAAGAAACTGGGAGATACTTTCGTTATTAATTCCCGAAACTTTCGTTGCGTGAATAATCTCTTTCCGACCCTTTGGATTTCTTTGGTAATAATAATCGCTCAAAGTCTCCGTCATAAAGAAGGGCAGAGTCACCTTTTCGCCTGTAGAATCTATATTGTCAAAGATGAAATCGAATGACTTAAAGAGTTTTCGCTCTTTAAATTTATCGGACAAATTATTGAGGTCAAACTCAATCTTATTGTACGTTTCGTATTGATACGCATCTAGCTTCTCTCTGTTATTGATCTTCTTATTCTTGATGATTTTCTTGAGAAGAACATGGGCAGGGTTTTCAAAATCTTTCGCGTTGACCACTATTTCACCCAAGCTCACGGAACCCTCCTGCAGAGGAAAATCGATCTTCTGACTCTCATCCCTTCGTACCTTAAATGCCTTCGTCTTGTATCCGACAAAAGAAGCCACTAAAGAATCTTCAGCATAATAGGTTTCCATCCGGTAATTCCCGTCAAGATCAGTGGTAGTTCCTACCTTGCTTCCTTTAAAAGCCACGTTTACAAAAGGAAGGTTCTCCTTTGTCTCAACATCATATACCTTACCATACACGATTGTTTTCTGAGCAAAAGAAATCGCCGGAATCAATAGAAGAAAGAGGAGAAAAAAAAATGTCTTCCTATTCTTAATAATCGGTATGGAGGCAATTGACTGCATCTTTAAAAAAGGCCGTTTAATCAAGAAGCAGCCTGCTCGCTCTTATTTTTTCTTACGACAACTCGCGCTATCTGTATACTCAACTCATAGAGCACCATCAAAGGTAAAGTTACCAATATCTGGCTGGTCACATCGGGTGGAGTAATGATAGCACTAAGAATCAAGACTCCCACGATTGCATGCTTGCGGTACTTTCTCAATGTCTCGGGTGTAACCAGACCAAGTTTTGCCAAAAAGAAAATGACTACGGGCAACTGGAAGACCAAACCACCCGATAGCGTCGTCATGGTAATGGTAGTAATAAATGAATCTAATGCGATAATATTATCCACCTGATCGCTTACGGTATATCCTCCTAAAAATTGCACGGAAAGCGGAGAAATAAGAAAATAACCGAAGCTAACT comes from Cryomorphaceae bacterium 1068 and encodes:
- a CDS encoding DUF5686 family protein, with translation MQSIASIPIIKNRKTFFFLLFLLLIPAISFAQKTIVYGKVYDVETKENLPFVNVAFKGSKVGTTTDLDGNYRMETYYAEDSLVASFVGYKTKAFKVRRDESQKIDFPLQEGSVSLGEIVVNAKDFENPAHVLLKKIIKNKKINNREKLDAYQYETYNKIEFDLNNLSDKFKERKLFKSFDFIFDNIDSTGEKVTLPFFMTETLSDYYYQRNPKGRKEIIHATKVSGINNESISQFLGQMYQDVNIYQNSLGIFGKNFVSPISDYGLVFYKYYLVDSTYIDNKWCYRLDFLPKNESELVFEGHFWVNDTTYAIKEIDATILPSANINFITDLQVKHEYDEVEPEVWMLTREQLIADFSLVKSEMGFYGKKVTTYEDFVINKPKDSEFYSGAENVIVETEINALDESFWEENRHEEIADEQQAIYDMVDSLKTNKVFMTYVDIVNFVFQGYWVDGKVEWGPVFTFLSYNTVEGLRPKFGLRTSNDFSTRLKLEGYVAYGTTDERFKYMVGGQYFLSKKPRQTLGVYFSEDYELIGQVPNYFPRDHIIQVLTVRNPQDRLILNKQGRVYTERTWFTGFSTLVEFRRRELSSAGAWNFERNEDIGGEPQVVDVSNIVSSEVSVGLRFAFRENFVEGEFERISLGSNWPIINARVDFGVKGVLGSDYEYQKLTLTATDKIPLGPFGTTKYSLEGGKTWQTLPYPLQFVHSGNESFFYNSEAFNTMNFFEFVSDRYVSMRAEHHFEGFFFNKIPLFKKLKWREIVGINGIYGSFGQVNTEELVLPDLTYTFTDGPFAEAYLGVENIFRFFRVDAIWRLTYLDNPNAPKFGLLLGFDIKF